The region AGACACGTCGATGAAGAGTTGGCTTGTtgctgggtgggagggaggctACCATGGTGCTGCTGGCAGTGAGGAGAGCCAGGCTCAGCTTAGTAAGAGTGGTGACAGTGAACATTGTCGTGATTGAGGAGACAGTACTAAGCACAATAGCGAGTGTTTGGAAGGTGATGAGGTGGATAGGATGACTTGAGTGCTTCAATGGCGCTTCTTCACGGTCATCTTATACCCACTCATTCACCAGTCAAGCCGCCATATAAGCTAACCCAGCACAAGTACATTGTAATAGGGGAGGGTAATTTCTGCCTTGAGTGTTCTCTAATCGGTTCGAGCCATCAACGAGGCCATCGTCAATTTGCCATGACCTCCTGGGTGCCTGTTGCCACTCGGATCTTCCACCTCAAAGAGACTCTATTTTCAAGCGTTGGTCATTCATTCTAGTTATTTACGAGCTGTTGGGACATGGTTAAGTCCAATATTTCAGCCCCGAATGAAATTCTTTCAAATTGGTTTCCATACTAGGTGGGTTCTTTAGTCTTTGGAGATCATCCATGCATGGACAGCTGCGGTCATCTTGACGCAGGAACATGGCGCAGACGGCCAGTATGtgaggccaacaagaagaggcCCATGGTTTCGTCCGAACTTCAGAAATTGTAGTTGAATCAAGCATTGTAGATTGCTTGGAAGATCTATTCACCTACCGGGTATATGACTACGGTCAGGTGGCCAGGCCGTTGGTAGCCCAGGGCATGAAGCAGCAATTTGCCACAACAACTGATAATGAAGGTTAGATGGGCTTTTTTGaagttggtgatgatctgAGAAGCCATTGGGTGATAAACTCAACTGAATCTAGGGCGCCATTGGGCCAGAACACGTTCAAGGCAAGCCATCTCATTTAGCCACGAAAGATGTATACCGAATCAGTATACACCGGCCGAAGACCTTGTGGCAGGATCATGATAGCCCAAGGCAGTTTCTTGTGAGGTCGTGATGGTGCCAACCATTATTTGGCCTGGGAAGGGTTGAGCGTCAAGATATCCCATTGCGTGCCACTTATAAGGAGCTCTTGTCCCTATACGATGATGTTGTGCAGTCTTTTTGGTCACCGCAACTCTCTTCACCTGTCACTCCTTTACAACGGTGAAGATGCTGCTCTGCACGCTCTTTTCTCTGTTTCTTTACTTCAGATGTCTGAAAGCAGAATGGATCTATGCGGATCCAGAACGCTTTCCACATGTACCTGAATACGGACCCCAGGTGAGGGCTACCATTCTTGACAGTTTTGAAGCCTCTGACTAACCACTTCAGGCCAACTTTCCTTACATGGTTGACAACCAAAAGAATTATTATGGAGTAGCACCAGACAAGGGCAAACAAAATGGCCCAGTCTGGAGATACAGCGAGAGCTTTGCCAAATACATGTCCAACCTCCGAGCCAACAAAGTCATTCGAGGTGGTTATGGTAAAGGACTAACACCCAGAGCCGGGGACCGCCCTCAAAATCACCTCAATGGCACTCTAGGTTCAAATAGCGCCCTATatctcaacaacacccgGACTCTGTTGAGTCGTGGCTCGGCCCCACTTCACAAGCGGGCTTCCGATTACTGGCTTACCACACTTGGTCCCTTGGGAATACAACCGCATGCTGGCGGAAACAACTACAAGTTCTACcgtgatgttgttgctgattaCGGTGCTGACAACACTGGTGAGAGCGATGCTTCAGAGGCCATAAATGCCGCCGTAGAGGATGGCAACCGCTGTGGGCTGGAGTGTGGCAACACTTTCACTCAGGGAGCCATCATCTACTTCCCCGTGAGTACCTCGACTTCACCACTGATATCAAAAGATGGGAGACTGACACAACACAGCCGGGCACGTACAAAATCTGCAGCCCCGTTGTCCAGCTATACTACTCACAGTTCATTGGTGATCCGCACGATCCACCAACCATCAAGGGATGCAAGTCGTTCAAAGGAATTGCCCTCTTCGATGCTGATCCGTATATTCCCGGAGGGTATGTTGATATCTTTGACTCTTCGCTCCCAGCACATGAACTGACCGCCATTTAGGGGCGGCCAAAACTGGTACATCAACCAAAACCAATTCTTCCGTCAGATCCGGAACTTCATCTTTGACCTGACGGAGATGCCCATCTCCACGGCCGACAATGACCAGCCCCTGGTTCCCACTGGTATTCATTGGCAGGTGTCGCAGGCAACTTCGTTGGAGAACTTGGTCTTCAACATGCCCAAAGCCACGGATGATGAAACGACAACTGCCGTGGGAATCTTTACCGAGAACGGGTCTGGTGGTTTTGTTGCTGATCTGGTATGTTTCGTTTGCAATGATTTCGGGGTGACAAAGCTGACACCACTTTTTTAGACCTTCAatggaggagctgttggtTGGCGTGCTGGGTCTCAGCAATATACGGCACGCAACCTGAAGTTTAACGGCTGCCTGACAGCCGTTCAGATGATTTGGGATTGGGGGTTTAACTGGCAAGGGGTAAGGCTCCCTCCTTTCTCAAGGCTCATTCCAGACATTCTCCAACTAACATTGCCCACCTCAGATTGAAGTCAAAGACAGCGCCATTGCCTTCAACATCAGCGGCCGTGGAGGAGCCACAGGACAAGGCATTGGCTCCATCTCGGTAATCGATTCCTCCATTACCAACACTCCAATCGGCATCCTGACAAACTCCCACGAACAATCCCCCAACATCGTTCTCGATAATGTCAAGATCTCCAACGTCGCCCAAGTTGTTCAAGTGGACAACGGTCCTTCCCTTCTCTCCGGCACATCTGACACCACAACCATTGACCTCTGGGCCCACGGCCGCCGCTACAATGGGAACAAGGGGTCATCCGAGACCGGACCAGTGAAAGCCCCTTCTAAAGCCGCCGGGTTGTTGGGAGACGACAAGAAGCTGTTCACCAAGTCTCGCCCTCAATACGCCGACTTTAGCCCCGAAAACTTCCTTGTTGCTACCAAAGAAGGCATCAAGAACGATGGCACCGGCGATCAGACCCTCGCTATCAACGCCTTCTTACTTAAAGCCAAGGCCAACAGCCAGATTGCCTATTTCCCGGCAGGTATTTACCAGGTGGGCGGGACAGTGTTCATCCCCACGGGCAGCAGAGTGGTTGGTTCCAGTTGGTCGCAGATACAAGGGAGCGGGTTTTACTTTGCTGATATGAACGCCCCGAGGGTGATGGTTAGGGTTGGAAACAGGGGAGACTTGGGAACGATGGAGATTACGGACATGCTATTCACGGTCAAGGGGGCGACGGCGGGTGCAATTTTGGTGGAATGGAATGTTTCTGGGGATGAGCAAGGAGCTGGTGAGGATTCCTCCTTTTCTACCTGGCGATGTCCGTACTAATCTAAACTTGGTATGTTGATAGCTGGCATGTGGGATTCGCATGTGCGTGTGGGAGGCGGCATAGGGACTGACCTTGACATTGACAACTGTCCCAAGGGTGGTTTCAACGATCAATGCATATGCGCGTCTATGCTCCTCCATGTGACTGCGCAGGCCTCGGGGTACTTTGAGAACGTCTGGGTTTGGGTAGCAGACCAGTGAGTACTGATCGATTTTCGGATGGACACTTCAAGACTAACCGACGTGCAGTGACAATGACATGGTTGTCTATGACTCTCCTGACAAGCTCATCAACCAGATCAGTCTTTATGCCGCGAGATGTACCTTGATTGAGTCCCAAGAGCCGACATGGTTCTATGGCACTGGATCAGAACACTGCGTCATGTATCAGTACCAGTTGAACAAGGCGAAGAACGTCTACCTCGGCCATATTCAGTCGGAGACGCCTTACTATCAGCCCAACCCTGTGGCACCTTACCCATTCGATGGCGCGAGGCCCATGGCGGCAGACCCGTCGTTTTTGGAATGCACCACGGACAGCTGTAAAGCTGGCTGGGGTCTGCGCATCATTGACTCGGAGAACATCACTATTCACGGGTCTGGGTTGTACAGCTTCTTCCAGGACTACTATCAGGACTGTCTCGAGACGTTTGACTGCCAGGACAAGATTCTGGAAGTCAAAGGGTCGAAAAATGTggccatcttcaacctcttcacTGTAGGGACGGTCAATATTGCCTCGGGTATTGAGTGAGTCTGTTGGACCTGATATTGCGGTCGAGCTTCATACTGATACCACTCACCTAGCGACACGAATATCTTTAGGAATGAATCTAACCAACGGTAAGTCAAATTCGTCGGCTACCCAACAAGAAGGAAATATCAACAGGCTAACAAGAGATAGCGGCTTCACCACCGAGGTCAGTGTTTGGCTTCCCTTGGACGGCTCTGACAATATCAATGTTGTATATGTCGGTCCGGAGATCTGGGACAGACCAACGGCTGCCTGCTCGCCGCCTTGCGTTCTCGTATTACCCACGAGCACCCTGGGCCAAGACACCACCATATCTCCGTCTGAATACACCACATCGCTGGAATACGGTCGCCAGGGCTCTTCAACCGGCCCCGGGGGACAGGTTATCACGACTTTTTATACCACTACAACCACCATTACTATTACTGTACCGCCCATTACCATCCCGAAAAATAGTGGCCTGCCTTACTCCAATGTCAACGTCACGCGAGGGCAGGGTGGAGGCGGCTTCATAGCGACCCCCAGAGTTGAGATCCCGCCTATTGGAGTTCCTCTCCCTGATGGCAATggcggcaccaccacccgtcaAGTATTCCTTCCGCCCTGGCCTGATGTCAACCGCGGTCCGCCAGAGGACTGGGAGTATGATGGACCATGGGGTAATCCTAGCCCTATCCCGAGTGGCGGCGTCGGCCAGGCTTTCCACACCCCGTGGTCGACGATGGTAACGGCCTCCGCGGCCACAGTCACGACCTTGACATTTCCGGCCATTGTACACCCACAGACATACCAGTGTCCTCCGTCAAGCGAGATATCCTTCAACACACCTCGCATGACTCTCACGGTAGACTGTCCTACTCCGACAGAGTTCAAGTTTGGGTTCTCGTGCCCAACAACAAAGGTGGTGACGTTTCTGGGACCGTCAGCGGGTGTGTTTACAGTTGACTGCACTGTATCATCAGTTTGGGACTTTCCTCGATTCCCGGAGCCAACACCTGGCCCTTCGGAATCAACAACCAGCGATGAGCCTCTCCCAGTGTGGACTACGTGGCCGCCTGGAGAGATCACGCCCGTGGAGAGAGAAGTCGAAGAGTCAGAGCCCGAGGATGACGGTACTTTCACATCTTGCAAGCtttggtttttctttttctgcatTCGCTGGGATAATATCAAgattggggggtggaagtgGACGTTGCCGCCTGGTATCTATCCTCCGTAAGTTGCTTCTTCATATCGAATCTCTAGACGAGATCTGAGAACTAACATGGCAAAACAGAGGGCCTCCGCCGCCCTTCATAAAGTTTCCCTTCAAGGTTGAAGGCACACTGCCGCCATGGCCAGAAATCACCATTGGCCGTGACAGGAAACTTACATACTCCAACGAACCTACGAGCTGCACCACCAAGTCGGCATCGCTCTGCACGACAACAACCATCTTTTCTGTGACCAAGATTGCAGAAGACTCAACCCGGACAACAGCCACCGCCACCTCGCGACAGTGCGAGACGGTCAGGGGCTGCGATGTGACGGACCAGAACACGAGGACCGTGTCGACTGCGATAGAGTCGTGCACGCCAAAGCCGAGAGTAAAAGCTCGAGACGGCGATGATCCCAGTCTTTTGAACCCACGACAgaacggcaacggcaacggctGCGGCAAGAATGCCATTGTGTATCCCAAGGATCCCAAGAGCGCGGGCGATATTCCGTCCTTGCTCAGCGCGTATGCCGGAAAATACGAGACGATCGGCGTCCCGGAGTTGAACATTGTCGGTTACTGGTGGGTGCCTCTGCTAGACGAGGAGACCatgaagaggttgaagagtTCACCCTTTGTGAACGACGCCTACTATTACCAAGACTGGAACAATGCTGGCAATGGGCCAGACAGGTCAGGGAATATCAACGGTGAGATGGCGCTACCCGCTCATTCCGAGGGTATTACTCACGATGATGACGGTTGGACGTCGCTCGCGTCTCCTCTGTTCAAAAGAGCCCGCACGACTACGGCCACGAATTTTTGGGCGTCATCTATCGTGTCGCTCCCCAAAGGCTGGAACTGGCGAGAAGCGGGTACAGATTCATACGACTACAGCAATCTTGCCAATCCCTATCTGTATCAGTGGGATGACCAAGGAGGAAGCACGGAACACACCATCTACGTGACGGGCGAGGCGAGGGTGTGGACCGATCATCCCGAGTTCAAGGCATCCGAAGGATTTCAGGGTGAACTCGATATCGTGCTTCCAGGAGGCAAATACGACGTCGAAAACGACAAGGCAGATGCCTTTCATGGCACCTGTGTCGCTGCATATGCCATCGGAGCGAAGCTGGGCATCTGCAAGAAGTGTCGAGGTGTTTGGTTCGAAACGAAGCTATGGTCTACCGATGACCCCTATTTCAACCCGAACTTTGTACGCGAGCGCGGCATTGCCCATCTGATGGCCGCGTTTCGAGATATTCATCTCAGGGGAAACGCAAAGAAGGCAGTCATCAACATGTCGTGGTCGTACCCTCCGGGGAAGGCCATTCCGGCCACTCTCCAATCTACCCACTGGGTCTTGACCGAACTGGACAAAATGGGTGTTGTGCTTGTGGCTTCATCGGGTAACCATGCACACGATGAGGGCAGGGAAATCAGCCGGTTTCCAGCTCGCTTCGCCAGTTCAGACAAGGGAAGAAACCCTTACGGAGAGATAAAGAACCTCATTGTGGTCGGTGCCACTCAAAACATCGGTATCGAATACACCAGGGGCCAGACGTCCAATTACATGACCACCTTCGCCCCGGGCGAAAACGTCCCATGCACCAGCGACCCCAACGCCGCAGGCGACAAGTATTCCAGAAATATGGCGTCTGGcacctcagcagcagcgcctCAAGTTGCGGGTTTGGCGGCTTACTGGCGCTCCCTTCCGTCTAAGTGGCAGACGCAGCTCGAGGAGCCAGCCAATGTCAAGAAACTGATTCGGCTTTTCCACCGACGATATGGCTTCTGGAACGCTCAGAGGGAAAAGAACTTTCCCATCTTGGCTCAGAGTAAGCCGGTAATCTGGAACGGCCAAGTCAAAGACAAGAACTGTCTTGTTGATTATGACACTCGCCAAACTTGGGACACCACCAAGGCCTGTCCAGACATTCCTGACCGGCTCAGCACCCTTCCTGAGAACCCTGGTGAGTCGGTAAACTGCAACAATCCGGCACCTCCACCCAACAGCAAGAGACAAGCCGGCAGCGGTGGTAGCTGTCCTTTTACCCCCGGCGGCTCCGGCGCAGAAAAGTCCATTGACTACCAGCCCAAAcccacaccctccccaacctgccAGTCCAACAACTGCGGCGGCAAGCTCTGTACCGGGTTCTTCTGCCGACCAAAGCCATCCGGTATCCCGCCCGATTATATGGACCCCAAAGATCCCAACGCCGGCAACCCCGTCCCTGTCACCCACATCCCGGGTCCTAACAAACCGACCACCACCCGTGGCGGGGGTGGCACACCTACCCCTTCCCCGGAATGTGACGACAAGTGCAAGCTTGACCGTGGCAACCCCTGCCGATGTGGCGACACTGGTTGCGATGAACAGTCTCCTGCGTGCTGCCACAATGCCTCCTGTCCCAAGTGTGACTGTCCCAAGAACGGGGATGGGTGCTCCAAGAACTCGCCAGCTTGTTGTGCGAGTGGGACTTGTCAGTGGCAGTATAccggtggcggagggggcTTGGAGCCAAACCCAGTTGATGAGCCCGACAGTGGCGCCAACAGAGTTg is a window of Podospora pseudopauciseta strain CBS 411.78 chromosome 1, whole genome shotgun sequence DNA encoding:
- a CDS encoding hypothetical protein (EggNog:ENOG503NYH6; COG:S; MEROPS:MER0002764; CAZy:GH55), with protein sequence MVDNQKNYYGVAPDKGKQNGPVWRYSESFAKYMSNLRANKVIRGGYGKGLTPRAGDRPQNHLNGTLGSNSALYLNNTRTLLSRGSAPLHKRASDYWLTTLGPLGIQPHAGGNNYKFYRDVVADYGADNTGESDASEAINAAVEDGNRCGLECGNTFTQGAIIYFPPGTYKICSPVVQLYYSQFIGDPHDPPTIKGCKSFKGIALFDADPYIPGGGGQNWYINQNQFFRQIRNFIFDLTEMPISTADNDQPLVPTGIHWQVSQATSLENLVFNMPKATDDETTTAVGIFTENGSGGFVADLTFNGGAVGWRAGSQQYTARNLKFNGCLTAVQMIWDWGFNWQGIEVKDSAIAFNISGRGGATGQGIGSISVIDSSITNTPIGILTNSHEQSPNIVLDNVKISNVAQVVQVDNGPSLLSGTSDTTTIDLWAHGRRYNGNKGSSETGPVKAPSKAAGLLGDDKKLFTKSRPQYADFSPENFLVATKEGIKNDGTGDQTLAINAFLLKAKANSQIAYFPAGIYQVGGTVFIPTGSRVVGSSWSQIQGSGFYFADMNAPRVMVRVGNRGDLGTMEITDMLFTVKGATAGAILVEWNVSGDEQGAAGMWDSHVRVGGGIGTDLDIDNCPKGGFNDQCICASMLLHVTAQASGYFENVWVWVADHDNDMVVYDSPDKLINQISLYAARCTLIESQEPTWFYGTGSEHCVMYQYQLNKAKNVYLGHIQSETPYYQPNPVAPYPFDGARPMAADPSFLECTTDSCKAGWGLRIIDSENITIHGSGLYSFFQDYYQDCLETFDCQDKILEVKGSKNVAIFNLFTVGTVNIASATRISLGMNLTNGKSNSSATQQEGNINRLTRDSGFTTEVSVWLPLDGSDNINVVYVGPEIWDRPTAACSPPCVLVLPTSTLGQDTTISPSEYTTSLEYGRQGSSTGPGGQVITTFYTTTTTITITVPPITIPKNSGLPYSNVNVTRGQGGGGFIATPRVEIPPIGVPLPDGNGGTTTRQVFLPPWPDVNRGPPEDWEYDGPWGNPSPIPSGGVGQAFHTPWSTMVTASAATVTTLTFPAIVHPQTYQCPPSSEISFNTPRMTLTVDCPTPTEFKFGFSCPTTKVVTFLGPSAGVFTVDCTVSSVWDFPRFPEPTPGPSESTTSDEPLPVWTTWPPGEITPVEREVEESEPEDDGTFTSCKLWFFFFCIRWDNIKIGGWKWTLPPGIYPPGPPPPFIKFPFKVEGTLPPWPEITIGRDRKLTYSNEPTSCTTKSASLCTTTTIFSVTKIAEDSTRTTATATSRQCETVRGCDVTDQNTRTVSTAIESCTPKPRVKARDGDDPSLLNPRQNGNGNGCGKNAIVYPKDPKSAGDIPSLLSAYAGKYETIGVPELNIVGYWWVPLLDEETMKRLKSSPFVNDAYYYQDWNNAGNGPDRSGNINGEMALPAHSEGITHDDDGWTSLASPLFKRARTTTATNFWASSIVSLPKGWNWREAGTDSYDYSNLANPYLYQWDDQGGSTEHTIYVTGEARVWTDHPEFKASEGFQGELDIVLPGGKYDVENDKADAFHGTCVAAYAIGAKLGICKKCRGVWFETKLWSTDDPYFNPNFVRERGIAHLMAAFRDIHLRGNAKKAVINMSWSYPPGKAIPATLQSTHWVLTELDKMGVVLVASSGNHAHDEGREISRFPARFASSDKGRNPYGEIKNLIVVGATQNIGIEYTRGQTSNYMTTFAPGENVPCTSDPNAAGDKYSRNMASGTSAAAPQVAGLAAYWRSLPSKWQTQLEEPANVKKLIRLFHRRYGFWNAQREKNFPILAQSKPVIWNGQVKDKNCLVDYDTRQTWDTTKACPDIPDRLSTLPENPGESVNCNNPAPPPNSKRQAGSGGSCPFTPGGSGAEKSIDYQPKPTPSPTCQSNNCGGKLCTGFFCRPKPSGIPPDYMDPKDPNAGNPVPVTHIPGPNKPTTTRGGGGTPTPSPECDDKCKLDRGNPCRCGDTGCDEQSPACCHNASCPKCDCPKNGDGCSKNSPACCASGTCQWQYTGGGGGLEPNPVDEPDSGANRVASPPSSTETVTEDPEHVDAVYEIYSERDAKGGFVVSGFSGDVNGTVVGMGGVAPDWVMSGNGTSGLETSYKGVVAYGRRCDFLAGSVNGYEGMERPGMVVGALTCEGVAPAVCVRGEGGGEVREELVCRWE